One window from the genome of Cygnus atratus isolate AKBS03 ecotype Queensland, Australia unplaced genomic scaffold, CAtr_DNAZoo_HiC_assembly HiC_scaffold_93, whole genome shotgun sequence encodes:
- the LOC118261472 gene encoding olfactory receptor 14C36-like encodes MPNSSSVSEFLLLAFADTRELQLLHFGLFLGIYLAALLGNGLILTAVACHHRLHTPMYFFLLNLALLDLGSISTILPKAMANSLWDTRAISYEGCAAQVFFLVFFVGAEYSLLTVMAYDRYVAICKPLHYRSLLGSRACAKMAAAAWGSGFLNAVLHTANTFSLPLCHGNVLEQFFCEIPHILKLSCSDAYLREGQLLMFSACLTIVFFVFIVFSYVQIFRAVLGMPSEQGRQKTFSMCLPHLAVVSLFVSTIMFTHLKPLSISSLSLDLVVSFLYLVVPPAVNPLIYSMRNRELKDALRKMMHCCVSESRNCPSSSAYD; translated from the coding sequence atgcccaacagcagctctgtgagtgagttcctcctgctggcattcgcagacacgcgcgagctgcagctcctgcacttcgggctcttcctgggcatctacctggctgccctcctgggcaacggcctcatcctcaccgccgtagcctgccaccaccgcctccacacccccatgtacttcttcctcctcaacctcgccctccttgACCTGGGATCCATCTCCACCAttctccccaaagccatggccaactccctctgggacaccagagCCATCTCCTATGAAgggtgtgctgcacaggtcttcTTTTTAGTCTTCTTTGTTGGAGCAGAGTATTCCCTTCTCACTGTCATGGCCTAtgaccgctacgttgccatctgcaagcccttGCACTACaggagcctcctgggcagcagagcttgtgccaagatggcagcagctgcctggggcagtggctttctcaatgccGTCCTGCACACAGCCAATACATTTTCTCTGCCCCTCTGCCATGGCAATGTCCTTGaacagttcttctgtgaaatcccccacatcctcaagctctcctgctcagatgcttACCTCAGGGAAGGTCAACTTCTCATGTTTAGTGCCTGTTTAActattgtgttttttgtttttatagttttctcatatgtgcagatcttcagggcagtgctggggatgccctctgagcagggccggcaGAAAACTTTTTCCATGTGCCTCCCTCACCTTGCCGTGGTCTCCCTGTTTGTCAGCACCATCATGTTTACCCACCTGAAGCccctctccatctcctccttaTCCCTGGACCTGGTGGTGTCATTTCTGTACTTGGTGGTGCCcccagcagtgaaccccctcatctacagcatgagaaACCGGGAGCTCAAGGATGCCTTGAGGAAAATGATGCATTGTTGTGTTTCAGAATCAAGAAATTGCCCTTCGTCTTCTGCATATGACTGA